The following proteins come from a genomic window of bacterium:
- a CDS encoding argininosuccinate synthase → MAKTKRPKIVLAYSGGLDTSVIIPWLGETYGYDVVAFIADLGQEEDLRAIRAKALKTGAVKAIVRDLRREFAEQYVLPALQAGAQYEGKYLMATALGRPLIAKHLCEIAAAEGAVAVAHGSTGKGNDQVRFDVSVMALAPHLKIVAPVREWEFTSRDQEIEYAAARGIPVPVTKKKPYSLDKNLWGISIECGVLEDPWVAPPEDIYSLTRLPRKAPARAEEVVIGFERGVPVALNGKRRDLVPLIVELNRVGGRHGVGVTDLVENRLVGIKSREIYEAPGGTILHAAHRELEALVLDREMLHTKQTLVTRYSEMVYYGWWFSPLREALDAFVAVSQRNVSGEVRLSLYKGSCRPLARRSPFSLYDRNLATYEASDTFDHKAGAAFTKLWGLPLKIQGRVAQRAAKK, encoded by the coding sequence ATGGCGAAGACCAAGCGACCGAAGATCGTCCTGGCGTACTCCGGGGGACTCGACACCTCCGTGATCATCCCCTGGCTGGGCGAGACGTACGGCTACGACGTGGTGGCCTTCATCGCCGACCTCGGGCAGGAGGAGGACCTGCGCGCCATCCGCGCCAAGGCGCTGAAGACCGGCGCGGTGAAGGCGATCGTGCGCGACCTGCGCCGGGAGTTCGCGGAGCAGTACGTCCTGCCGGCGCTGCAGGCCGGCGCGCAGTACGAGGGCAAGTACCTCATGGCCACCGCGCTCGGGCGGCCGCTGATCGCCAAGCACCTCTGCGAGATCGCCGCGGCCGAGGGGGCGGTGGCCGTCGCCCACGGCTCGACGGGCAAGGGCAACGACCAGGTGCGCTTCGACGTCTCGGTCATGGCGCTGGCGCCGCACCTGAAGATCGTCGCCCCGGTGCGCGAGTGGGAGTTCACGAGCCGCGACCAGGAGATCGAGTACGCCGCGGCGCGCGGCATCCCCGTGCCGGTGACCAAGAAGAAGCCGTACAGCCTCGACAAGAACCTCTGGGGCATCTCGATCGAGTGCGGCGTGCTCGAGGACCCGTGGGTGGCGCCGCCGGAGGACATCTACTCGCTCACCCGGCTGCCGCGCAAGGCGCCGGCGCGGGCGGAGGAGGTCGTGATCGGCTTCGAGCGCGGCGTCCCGGTCGCGCTCAACGGCAAGAGGCGCGACCTTGTCCCGCTCATCGTCGAGCTCAACCGCGTCGGCGGCCGCCACGGGGTCGGCGTCACCGACCTCGTCGAGAACCGCCTCGTCGGCATCAAGTCGCGCGAGATCTACGAGGCCCCCGGCGGGACGATCCTGCACGCGGCGCACCGCGAACTCGAGGCGCTGGTGCTCGATCGGGAGATGCTCCACACCAAGCAGACGCTCGTCACGCGCTACTCGGAGATGGTCTACTACGGCTGGTGGTTCTCGCCGCTGCGCGAGGCGCTCGACGCCTTCGTCGCGGTGTCGCAGCGCAACGTCAGCGGCGAGGTGCGGCTCTCGCTCTACAAGGGCTCCTGCCGGCCGCTGGCGCGCCGCTCGCCCTTCTCGCTCTACGACCGCAACCTCGCGACCTACGAGGCGAGCGACACCTTCGACCACAAGGCGGGCGCGGCGTTCACCAAGCTCTGGGGCCTGCCGCTGAAGATCCAGGGGCGCGTCGCGCAGCGCGCCGCGAAGAAGTAG
- a CDS encoding FAD-dependent oxidoreductase has protein sequence MERTEVIVVGGGISGIAFAWKAAQAGRSVLLLEGGTRTGGCFHSHRAPDGYWYELGAHTTYNSYGGFLEIAAGSGAAAQLVQRGPARAHFGYLRDGAYAWMTPPKLLTRFNWLEIALHGPIGILRGKRGRTMAQYYGGLLGPGNYARWLKPFLAAVPSQDADEFPAEGPGSLFKKRPRAEQYPRSFGFAGGLQTVCDLALRVPGIRVETGAQVARLAPAADGFVATTADGRSFAAPVAAVAAPIDAAATILAADFPELGRALAPVKTVAVESLGVTLPRARCWMPECAFVIPSADLFHSAVTRDPFPDPERRSFTFHFRGGVPRGDQLRRMAEVLRCAVDELGEPQARRAILPSPVLGHDRVVADLDRALAGRRLALTGNYFQGLAIEDCVQRSFAEFQRVG, from the coding sequence TCGTCGGCGGGGGGATCAGCGGGATCGCCTTCGCGTGGAAGGCCGCGCAGGCCGGCCGCTCCGTGCTGCTGCTCGAGGGCGGGACGCGGACCGGCGGCTGCTTCCACTCGCACCGCGCCCCCGATGGCTACTGGTACGAGCTGGGCGCGCACACGACCTACAACAGCTACGGCGGCTTCCTCGAGATCGCCGCCGGCAGCGGCGCGGCCGCGCAGCTGGTGCAGCGCGGACCGGCACGCGCGCACTTCGGCTACCTGCGCGACGGCGCCTACGCCTGGATGACGCCGCCGAAGCTCCTGACCCGCTTCAACTGGCTCGAGATCGCGCTGCACGGCCCGATCGGCATCCTGCGGGGGAAGCGGGGACGCACCATGGCCCAGTACTACGGCGGCCTGCTCGGGCCCGGGAACTACGCGCGCTGGCTCAAGCCGTTCCTCGCGGCGGTGCCCTCCCAGGACGCCGACGAGTTCCCGGCGGAGGGCCCGGGCTCGCTCTTCAAGAAGCGCCCGCGCGCCGAGCAGTACCCCCGCAGCTTCGGCTTCGCCGGCGGCCTGCAGACGGTCTGCGACCTGGCGCTGCGCGTGCCCGGCATCCGGGTCGAGACGGGCGCGCAGGTCGCGCGCCTCGCCCCGGCGGCGGACGGCTTCGTCGCGACCACCGCGGACGGCCGCTCCTTCGCGGCGCCGGTGGCCGCCGTGGCGGCGCCGATCGACGCGGCCGCGACGATTCTCGCGGCCGACTTCCCGGAGCTGGGCCGGGCGCTCGCCCCGGTGAAGACCGTGGCCGTCGAGAGCCTCGGCGTGACGCTGCCCCGCGCCCGCTGCTGGATGCCCGAGTGCGCGTTCGTCATCCCGTCGGCCGACCTCTTCCATTCCGCGGTGACCCGCGACCCGTTCCCGGATCCGGAGCGGCGCTCCTTCACGTTCCACTTCCGCGGCGGGGTTCCGCGGGGGGACCAGCTGCGCCGCATGGCCGAGGTCCTGCGCTGCGCGGTCGACGAGCTGGGCGAGCCGCAGGCGCGCCGCGCGATACTCCCCTCCCCGGTCCTCGGCCACGACCGCGTCGTCGCCGATCTGGACCGCGCGCTCGCCGGCCGCCGGCTGGCGCTCACGGGGAACTACTTCCAGGGGCTCGCGATCGAGGACTGCGTCCAGCGCTCCTTCGCCGAGTTCCAGCGGGTGGGCTGA
- the argF gene encoding ornithine carbamoyltransferase: MKKDFLSILDLSAAELRRIVEEALRLKRAHRAGRRNQRLAGKTLGLLFLKPSTRTRISFQAGMTQLGGSSVALNPGEIQLHRGETLEDTARVVSRFLDGIVIRTFAHAEIEAWAAAASIPVINGLSDFSHPCQILADLLTIREVRGSLQRLRVAYIGDGNNVAHSWILAAGMLGIDFVLAAPAGYDPDPGVLAAAANLWKGRGEPPRVVRDPAEAAAGAHFLYTDVWTSMGQEAETKRRLKAFRGYQIDAKLLARARRGAGVLHCLPAHRGEEIAAEVIDGPQSLVFDQAENRLHAQKALLVRLLGRARS; this comes from the coding sequence GTGAAGAAGGACTTTCTCTCGATTCTCGACCTGTCCGCCGCCGAACTGCGGCGGATCGTCGAGGAGGCGCTGCGCCTCAAGCGCGCGCACCGGGCGGGGCGGCGCAACCAGCGTCTGGCCGGCAAGACCCTGGGCCTGCTCTTCCTGAAGCCCTCGACGCGCACGCGCATCTCGTTCCAGGCCGGGATGACGCAGCTCGGCGGCTCGAGCGTCGCGCTCAACCCGGGCGAGATCCAGCTCCACCGCGGCGAGACGCTCGAGGACACCGCCCGCGTCGTCTCGCGCTTCCTCGACGGGATCGTCATCCGGACCTTCGCCCACGCCGAGATCGAGGCCTGGGCCGCGGCCGCCTCCATCCCCGTCATCAACGGCCTCTCCGACTTCTCGCACCCCTGCCAGATCCTCGCCGACCTGCTCACCATCCGCGAGGTGCGCGGCTCGCTCCAGCGGCTGCGGGTCGCGTACATCGGCGACGGCAACAACGTCGCCCACTCCTGGATCCTGGCCGCCGGGATGCTCGGCATCGACTTCGTCCTCGCCGCCCCCGCCGGCTACGACCCGGACCCCGGCGTGCTCGCGGCGGCGGCGAACCTCTGGAAGGGCCGCGGCGAGCCGCCGCGCGTGGTGCGCGACCCCGCCGAGGCGGCGGCCGGCGCGCACTTCCTCTACACCGACGTCTGGACGAGCATGGGCCAGGAGGCCGAGACCAAGCGGCGGCTCAAGGCCTTCCGCGGCTACCAGATCGACGCGAAGCTCCTCGCCCGCGCCCGCCGCGGCGCCGGCGTGCTCCACTGCCTCCCCGCCCACCGCGGCGAGGAGATCGCCGCCGAGGTCATCGACGGGCCGCAGTCGCTCGTCTTCGACCAGGCGGAAAACCGGCTGCACGCGCAGAAGGCGCTGCTCGTGCGCCTGCTGGGCCGCGCTCGGTCCTGA
- the argH gene encoding argininosuccinate lyase yields MWGGRFSRPPAQAAEEFSRSLHFDSRLAPFDIAGSLGHARALRRAGVLSAGELAALEVGLAKLARLVVSGKADFATGEEDVHSWVENRLRELVGEPADKLHTGRSRNDQVALDARLWLRAEIEATLGRIRALNGALLDLAGRHATQLFPGHTHFQPAQPVLLAHHLLAYVEMLLRDAGRFRGALARTAVLTTGSGALAGTSIPLDRRAMARELELPAVSANSLDAVSDRDFVAEFVFCAALTMTHLSRFAEELIIWSHPALGWAEIGDEYCTGSSLMPQKKNPDMAELVRGKTGRVTGHLVGLLTLLKGLPLAYNRDLQEDKEALFDAADTLRGSLEVMTGVVGSLSFRPERLEAAAAAGFSAATDLAEYLALAGVPFRQAHHVVGRIVRHCIEGGKDLPDLTLEELRGFSPKFGPDALRILTAKASVSRKRGPGSTAPAEVRKALREARARNR; encoded by the coding sequence ATGTGGGGCGGGCGCTTCTCGCGCCCCCCGGCGCAGGCCGCCGAGGAATTCTCGCGCTCCCTGCACTTCGACTCGCGCCTCGCACCGTTCGACATCGCCGGGAGCCTCGGGCACGCACGGGCGCTGCGCCGCGCCGGCGTCCTCTCGGCGGGCGAACTGGCGGCGCTCGAGGTCGGGCTGGCGAAGCTGGCCAGGCTCGTGGTCTCCGGGAAGGCCGACTTCGCGACGGGCGAGGAGGACGTCCACTCCTGGGTCGAGAACCGCCTGCGCGAGCTGGTCGGGGAGCCGGCCGACAAGCTGCACACCGGGCGCAGCCGCAACGACCAGGTGGCCCTCGACGCGCGCCTCTGGCTGCGCGCGGAGATCGAGGCGACGCTCGGGCGCATCCGTGCGCTCAACGGGGCCCTGCTCGACCTGGCCGGGCGTCACGCGACGCAGCTCTTCCCCGGGCACACGCACTTCCAGCCGGCGCAGCCCGTGCTGCTGGCGCACCACCTGCTGGCCTACGTCGAGATGCTGCTGCGCGACGCCGGGCGCTTCCGCGGCGCGCTGGCGCGCACCGCCGTGCTCACGACCGGCAGCGGCGCGCTCGCGGGGACGTCGATCCCGCTCGACCGCCGGGCCATGGCGCGCGAGCTGGAGCTGCCGGCGGTCAGCGCCAACAGCCTCGACGCCGTCTCCGACCGGGACTTCGTCGCCGAGTTCGTCTTCTGCGCGGCGCTGACCATGACGCACCTCTCGCGCTTCGCCGAGGAGCTGATCATCTGGTCGCACCCGGCGCTGGGCTGGGCGGAGATCGGCGACGAGTACTGCACCGGCTCGAGCCTCATGCCCCAGAAGAAGAACCCCGACATGGCCGAGCTGGTGCGCGGCAAGACCGGTCGGGTGACCGGCCACCTCGTCGGGCTGCTGACGCTGCTCAAGGGGCTACCGCTGGCCTACAACCGCGACCTCCAGGAGGACAAGGAGGCGCTCTTCGACGCCGCGGACACGCTGCGCGGGTCGCTCGAGGTCATGACCGGCGTCGTCGGCTCCCTCTCGTTCCGCCCGGAGCGGCTGGAGGCGGCCGCGGCGGCCGGCTTCTCGGCGGCCACGGACCTGGCCGAGTACCTCGCGCTCGCGGGCGTCCCCTTCCGGCAGGCGCACCACGTCGTCGGCCGGATCGTCCGCCACTGCATCGAGGGGGGCAAGGACCTGCCGGATCTCACGTTGGAGGAGCTGCGCGGCTTCTCGCCGAAGTTCGGGCCCGACGCGCTGCGCATCCTCACCGCGAAAGCTTCCGTGAGCCGCAAGCGCGGACCGGGGTCGACCGCGCCGGCCGAGGTGCGGAAGGCGCTGCGCGAGGCGCGCGCGCGCAACCGCTAG
- a CDS encoding SxtJ family membrane protein, translated as MKKELTRETVLETVGVLALACLVFGHLLRDRPVAGKAFLAAASLLLAVGLFVKPAARLIARGWLALAAVLGAVNSRILLGAIFYLFLTPIAALARLTRGDFLHLRRRSGGERSYWQRRDHAYTAEDLTKLW; from the coding sequence GTGAAGAAGGAGCTGACGCGCGAGACCGTCCTCGAGACCGTCGGGGTGCTCGCGCTCGCCTGCCTCGTCTTCGGGCACCTGCTGCGCGACCGGCCGGTCGCCGGCAAGGCCTTCCTCGCGGCGGCGTCGCTGCTGCTCGCGGTCGGGCTCTTCGTCAAGCCCGCGGCGCGGCTGATCGCCCGCGGGTGGCTGGCCCTCGCGGCGGTCCTCGGCGCGGTGAACTCCCGCATCCTGCTCGGTGCGATCTTCTATCTGTTCCTGACGCCGATCGCCGCCCTGGCGCGCCTGACCCGCGGGGACTTCCTGCACCTGAGGCGACGGAGCGGCGGGGAGCGCAGCTACTGGCAGCGGCGCGACCACGCCTACACCGCCGAGGACCTGACGAAGCTCTGGTAG